The following DNA comes from Halorhabdus tiamatea SARL4B.
GCTCGTTCTCGACGAGACTCCGGGCAATACACAACGCCATCTCGGTATCGTCCGTGACTGTCCCCGCAGACTTGCCGTGTGACCCGTTCGCCAGCATCTCCGTCACGGTGCCGTACTGTCGATCGATCTCGTCACCGGATTTGAATTCGAGTGGGCGGCCGAGTGCGTCACCAGCTGCCAGCCCAAGGAGGATACCTTCGGCAGCATTGGATGATACCATACGTGCCACTAAATTCTCCGCCATCGTAAATTTCGGTGACCGTCATTACATTTGTGCTCCGTTGGGAGGGTCGTTTCTCGAGGTACAGTCCTATTTCGGAGGGAGATTTATGATTCCAGCCTTGGTCATCGGGTCTAACGATGCCGGACTATCCAGATCTGGACGAGATGGATGATTTGTGGCCGGACAACGGGTTCGCGGTTATCATCGAGGACGAAATGAAACCACCTGATAGCGAGGATTTTGTCAATGTCCTTGGGGAATTTGAAGAGCCAGATCTCGACCTTCCACCACCTCGAACGGGCTATTCGTATTGGGTCAACGATGCTGACGGAAATTCCTATACCCGCGAAGAGTGGCAAGAGTACAAGAAAACCTGATCAGGAGACAGCATACTATGCATCTCGACAAAGATCGACTCCAAACGCTCGCTGACCGGATTGCTAAACACGACCTGACAGAAAGACATCGACAGAGTACCCAGAATACCTATGAAACGGTGTTTGGGATCGAGACGACACCAGAAGCAGGCAGAGAACATTTGGATCTGATATTCAAGCGAGTAATCAAAGCCCGCGCGACGCCGCTGAGTCGGGAGCAGTATCATGATGTCGTCAACAAAGTCTCTCCGGAGAAAATCATCCAGCAGGACACGCATCGAGAGGCATTTGATACGCTCCGCTCTCACCATCATATCGCTCAGAAGATTGCGAACGAATTTCTTCGACAAGTTGTCGATGTCTTCGGCATTCGACGAACGGAGTGGCGTGACCAATTAGATGTAGCGTTGGATACCAATGTCATCCAGGCATTGGTCAAAACGGGTGCGATCGTCGTGGACAAGACGGAGCAAGACCGAGGTCCGACACAGATTGTGAATTTGAATCCCGAGAGTGATCCCGACAAGCGTATCGGCTATCAGGAAATACAGCGTGCCATGGGTGACGCTGCCGAACAAGCTGGATTTGCCCGGATTGTCTTTGATGAACTCTGGCTCGAAAATCGAGAATTCATCGTTGATTCTCTTCTTCAGTCAGAAAGTATATTTGAAAATCTCAACCTGATCCGATTCGGAGCATAGAAACAAGCTTCAGGTTCGGTGGTTCATTTCGTAACAGTCGCCAAGGAGAATGGGCATTGCACCGTAGTATTCCAGTGTTTCCCTTAGTGATTGGTACTGGGTTGAGATTAGTTCGCTCATTGCCTCCCCCGCTTTCCGGATATGCTCGTTTCGATTCCCTGCCCCAAAGTCGTACTCCGCGTGCTTCTTGTATTCGTGTAGAAGCTTTTCGACTTGGAGATCGGGGACTCTGGTGTCTGAAGTGATAATCGGTGCATTCGTTACCTGAGTCCTCTCTCGCTTTTTCTCTGTGAGGGTGTAATAGTGATATTCACCGTCGCGCTCTACGACTCTCAACCCATTCTTCGCTATTTGGGGGTTCATCCACATAATTTCGCCTTGAAAGTCTCCACCTGTGTATTCGGCTACGAATACCTCTCTCAGCCAGATTGTTAGCTGTTGAGGATCGACTTCAGCCCAGTCCCGAGATATATTTGAAAGCATTTTCTCCATCTCAGGAGACTCCTTGACCTCGTCTACATAGGCCCTTTTCTCCGAACGGATCTCTTGGATCTTCTCGGTTATGTTTTCAAGAAGTTGATTGAGATCGTGCGGTGCTTCTTCATCTAAATGGTTTTTCAAAAAATGATCTTTCAACGTAGTCGAGACTTCATCTGGGTAGGGTCTGAAACCATAACCTGCGAGCTCAGCAACAAGTGATTCGGTACCACCGTCGACACCAAGCGGTGAGGAGGCCCTGTAAGATGGCAGGTTATTGAGCCAAGGTTCCAGAACTTGTTCACGAATGTCGTTCGTATGCCGTATCCTAACCCTGGTCCGGATATCCTTTCTCAAGGTCCAGTAGGTTGCGCCTGCTATCGAGAGTGTAGCTAATATCCCGCCGATGGTGAGGACGGTTTCTAGAGATACCATCTATGTGACTCCTGTTCTTTCCGTGGCGATTAGAAGCTTGTTCACAAAATACACCTCAACTGAACAGCTCTCATCATCACTTGGAATTATATTAGGTTTGTTGTGGCGACGTGATTTCTGTGCGACCACGTTGAAGATGCTTCCCTCCAAACTCCTAGGTATGTGTGGCCGAAACTCGCTCTTCATCGACCAGGCTGACTTCGAGGCCCGCTTCGATGCCGAGATCGTCGCGGACGGCGGGTACACACCCCGATACAACATCCCTCCTGGCGACGACCTACAATCATCACGAACGAAGGCTCCGACGAGATCGTCGCTGACCACCTCGACTCCCTCCACCACGAGGCGTTCTTCGTGGTCTCAACGACGTTCGAGGTGACCGCCCATCGGACGCTGTGGTTCGGCCTCCAGTACGACTCGGAGACGGTCGAACAGAGAGAAACAGTCGGGAACGGCGCGCTTGCGACGCTGCGCTGGTACGACGGCGAGACAATACCTAAAACGAAAGCTTGCGGAGCGAGTCGGAGACCGACAGGAGCTGCTAATTCCGACCGGAGAATCATCCTTCGAGAAGGCGAGCCTGAACCACTCCTAGGTCGATCTGCTTCGTGGCAGCTGCTGATTTTCAGGGGCCGGGATGGGTGAGCCCCGCTGTAGGCTCGTGATAGGGCGCGTGGCACTCCCACCAGTTCGTTGGATCGGAAACCTGAAGAGACAACCAACTGACCTTAGGTTAGCGTGGGAAGCCGACGACAACAGTCGTGGAAGGATATCACTTCTGGGCCGGGAAGGCAGGGTTTCAACAAAGCCTCTCGGCCACAACCATTCGTCACTGGAGAGTGTTCCCAAGTGGCCCAAACTCGAGAGGCATAGCAGGCAGTTCTCGGCTCGGCTTCCGTTCCTCTTCGAGATTGACGGTGAAGGCGAGGTAGATGAGTGCTGCTCGGGTTTTCCGCAGCATAGTGACTGCTTTCGTCTCAAATTCGTCTCGGACCATCTTCGTCGCTAATTCATCCGTGAAATCACCCTCTGATCGCTCTGTTGTCTCCCACGCCGTGAGTTTCACATACCGGTGCTCTACACCATTCCGAAGTTCAGTGAGCTCTCGGCCCGCCAAATCCAGTGAGTTCTCTATCCGTAGCGAATCATCTCGCAAGTCCTTACTCAGCCAGTAAAGTCCTCGAAGCGGCAGGTTTGCCCGGCCTGAAAATTGCTCTTGCAGGGTTCTTCCGTGCCGGTTCTGGAACCAGATGTCGGTAAATGAAACGTCCTCCGTATCGCGGCCACATTCGAAATAGTAGTTGATGAACTGCGCGATCTTATCGAACAGAGAGTACGCTGTCCGGAGAGCAATCTTCAGCTGTTCACCGTACACAGAGTGAACGGGGTAATCCAGCGTATTCGTCAGATGGACGTTCGCATCCCCGAAGTGTGGCCCGTCAGGGTGACTACCCTGGTACAGCAGATATCGGGCAGTCACGAATTCCTCGACCAAGTGATTCCATAACCCCAGACAGGTTACGATTCGTTCCGTCCGTGCGTCCTGTAGCTGGCCCAGATGGAGCGTATCTTGAGCAGCAATCGGCTCGTCCGTTACATCATTCAGCGTGTTCAGGAAGAGACGATGCTGGAGACACCACCGCCGATACGCTCGCTCCTCGTCGCTATCCCCGAGGTCACTCTCCTCGAAGTCAAGAATCTCATCAGACGGGGGCGGAGACTCGAGTTCGGCTGTGATTCGGGTTTGATACCGCTCGAACTGTTGGACCGTGTTCTCAGGCGAGAGACCTACGAAGCGGTCCATCTTGGCCTTCTTTAGTTCATCGTATGCTTTCTTCAGCAGAATTTCTCGATGCCCGTTGTCGTAGTCATACCTTCCGTATGTGTAGAAACCGATGCCGCGTTGGCCCCGGGCAGGGAAGAAGTACGGTTGGCGGATTAACGCCTCATTCCAGAAGTCAAACGCCTCGACGAACCGCCCGATGGTCGAATACAGATTTCCTAGGTTCGTGAACGACCGCCACTGTTCTAGGGGCGAGAGTTCGTCGACGGTATCTTCTTGAATTGCGAGGCGATAGTGCCGGATTGCGTGTTCCCGGTCGGTATTCTCCCAGA
Coding sequences within:
- a CDS encoding LA2681 family HEPN domain-containing protein, with translation MKAEQTSRLTALEVRSLQALLPEYRKEVIDRLKMVESVKNLSPWNQLRAIGWLVDHGADIDSRIAISAGIDLAKDLDPSSLDAELRGMLHYRLGTAYSNRMSLEADRGNEWLWENTDREHAIRHYRLAIQEDTVDELSPLEQWRSFTNLGNLYSTIGRFVEAFDFWNEALIRQPYFFPARGQRGIGFYTYGRYDYDNGHREILLKKAYDELKKAKMDRFVGLSPENTVQQFERYQTRITAELESPPPSDEILDFEESDLGDSDEERAYRRWCLQHRLFLNTLNDVTDEPIAAQDTLHLGQLQDARTERIVTCLGLWNHLVEEFVTARYLLYQGSHPDGPHFGDANVHLTNTLDYPVHSVYGEQLKIALRTAYSLFDKIAQFINYYFECGRDTEDVSFTDIWFQNRHGRTLQEQFSGRANLPLRGLYWLSKDLRDDSLRIENSLDLAGRELTELRNGVEHRYVKLTAWETTERSEGDFTDELATKMVRDEFETKAVTMLRKTRAALIYLAFTVNLEEERKPSRELPAMPLEFGPLGNTLQ